The DNA window GTTTCCTTTCGCAGCATAGCAGTGCCCTGCATGAATTTTTGCAGGACCCCCGTCTACAGGCCGTTGTTGACCTGTTGCAGCCGTACGAAGGCCGCATCGCCGAAATCGAGAAAGACGGGCTGATCCTGAACCACTACATCAAAACGCCCAACAGCAAGTTCTCGCAGATGGGTTGGCACACCGACAGCCCCCGCGATATCTTCCTGGGTCAGCGGATCATGCCAATGCTGAACGTGGGTATTCACCTCAACGCTACGCCCTACGAAAACGGTGGTCTGCGCGTAATTCCGGGTACGCACAAGCAGGGCATCCTGAAAATGCTGTTCCGCAAAAAGTATTTCGTCGATAACGACCCCGACAAGAAAGAAATTGGTTTCGATATAAACGCGGGCGACCTGTCGGTACACGACGGTCGGTTGTGGCACCGGGCGCAGCAGTCGCCCCATGTCGGCGAAGCAAGTCGCCGTCGGGTAATGTACGTACCGGTCGTGACGGGTAAGTACATGCCGAAGAACGAGCACAGCAAAACGCCGTTCTACCACCGGTTTATCTCGAAGGTCAATATCTAATTGAGTTGTAAAGTCATAGAGTTGTAAGGTTGTAACGTTGCCTCCAGTGTAACCTACAACCTTACAACTCTTTGCTTTTTGGCGCCTTCCAGCAC is part of the Spirosoma rhododendri genome and encodes:
- a CDS encoding phytanoyl-CoA dioxygenase family protein; this translates as MSKIDLPPFTLGETITSEQRQFFNKHGVIVFRNFINPETVKLFISEVDRIEKEWLAEGRDKVNGVPLKFGQDEGGNPMIQRMCFLSQHSSALHEFLQDPRLQAVVDLLQPYEGRIAEIEKDGLILNHYIKTPNSKFSQMGWHTDSPRDIFLGQRIMPMLNVGIHLNATPYENGGLRVIPGTHKQGILKMLFRKKYFVDNDPDKKEIGFDINAGDLSVHDGRLWHRAQQSPHVGEASRRRVMYVPVVTGKYMPKNEHSKTPFYHRFISKVNI